Proteins from one Parasteatoda tepidariorum isolate YZ-2023 chromosome 4, CAS_Ptep_4.0, whole genome shotgun sequence genomic window:
- the LOC122271522 gene encoding uncharacterized protein has translation MVKCNFFEACMIYLLSILEPCWEFEIKVFKIIYECREEALSDALPETVDKTYSYLVAACEDHSKFGKFSYWMGGHIQKGEITDANMADLEKCYGEVEEKYDVGPERPMFRVG, from the exons ATggttaaatgtaacttttttgaaGCTTGCATGATTTATTTGCTAAGCATTTTGGAACCTTGTTGGGAATTTGAGATAAAG gtctttaaaataatttatgagtgCAGGGAAGAAGCACTCTCGGATGCACTTCCAGAAACTGTAGATAAAACCTATTCATATCTTGTTGCTGCATGCGAAGATCACTCAAAATTTGGAAAG tTTAGCTATTGGATGGGAGGACACATCCAAAAGGGTGAAATTACGGAC GCTAACATGGCAGACTTAGAA aaatgttATGGAGAAGTTGAAGAGAAGTATGATGTGGGACCTGAAAGACCAATGTTTAGGGTTGGATGA
- the LOC107442338 gene encoding uncharacterized protein, giving the protein MHLFWIILVFCAASVSAFEKKKVCAKLTEEIGAEFDKCNTLIPEEQLKLINECKKAAVPDALPENVDKTYPYLVEACKDRQKFKTFADCMGGHIENGKITEEHMAENERCYGEVEEKYDVGPGKPTKKSVLDLVIPDSL; this is encoded by the exons ATGCACCTATTTTGGATCATATTAGTATTTTGTGCTGCATCGGTTAGTgcttttgaaaagaagaaagttTGTG CGAAACTCACCGAAGAAATAGGTGCTGAATTCGATAAATGCAACACTTTAATTCCGGAAGAG CAATTGAAACTCATTAATGAATGTAAGAAAGCCGCCGTTCCAGATGCACTTCCAGAAAATGTAGATAAAACCTATCCTTATCTTGTTGAAGCCTGCAAAGAccgtcaaaaatttaaaacg TTCGCTGATTGCATGGGAGGTCATATTGAAAACGGTAAAATCACGGaa gaacACATGGCTGAAAACGAA AGATGCTACGGTGAAGTTGAGGAAAAATACGATGTAGGACCTGGAAAACCAACAAAGAAAAGCGTCTTAGACTTAGTTATACCAGATTCTCTTTGA
- the LOC107442332 gene encoding uncharacterized protein isoform X1 produces the protein MQSVWIILVFCVASISAFGMKKTCEKLTEEIGDAFDKCNALFPEEQLQLINGCKKEAVPDALTEDAVKSYPYLAAACKDRSKFSKFSQCMGGLMLRGEVTKVKFLNKQMAENKKCYRMVEEKYDIGPS, from the exons ATGCAATCCGTTTGGATCATATTAGTTTTCTGTGTTGCATCAATTAGTGCTTTTGGAATGAAGAAAACTTGTG AAAAACTTACTGAAGAAATAGGTGATGCATTCGATAAATGTAACGCTCTGTTTCCAGAAGAG CAACTGCAACTTATTAATGGGTGTAAAAAAGAGGCAGTCCCAGATGCACTTACCGAAGATGCTGTTAAATCTTATCCATACCTTGCTGCTGCATGTAAAGATCGTTCTAAATTTTCGAAG TTCAGTCAGTGCATGGGAGGACTTATGCTAAGAGGAGAAGTTaccaaagttaaatttttaaat aaacaAATGGCTGAGAATAAA aaatgCTACCGTATGGTTGAAGAAAAATACGATATAGGACCATCATAG
- the LOC107442332 gene encoding uncharacterized protein isoform X2 produces the protein MQSVWIILVFCVASISAFGMKKTCEKLTEEIGDAFDKCNALFPEEQLQLINGCKKEAVPDALTEDAVKSYPYLAAACKDRSKFSKFSQCMGGLMLRGEVTKKQMAENKKCYRMVEEKYDIGPS, from the exons ATGCAATCCGTTTGGATCATATTAGTTTTCTGTGTTGCATCAATTAGTGCTTTTGGAATGAAGAAAACTTGTG AAAAACTTACTGAAGAAATAGGTGATGCATTCGATAAATGTAACGCTCTGTTTCCAGAAGAG CAACTGCAACTTATTAATGGGTGTAAAAAAGAGGCAGTCCCAGATGCACTTACCGAAGATGCTGTTAAATCTTATCCATACCTTGCTGCTGCATGTAAAGATCGTTCTAAATTTTCGAAG TTCAGTCAGTGCATGGGAGGACTTATGCTAAGAGGAGAAGTTaccaaa aaacaAATGGCTGAGAATAAA aaatgCTACCGTATGGTTGAAGAAAAATACGATATAGGACCATCATAG